The nucleotide sequence ATCACTTTACTACTAGAGGTGACAATGGAGACATGCATGCTTAATAATTAAACTGAGTGTGATTAGCACACTATGTGCTCCAAGATGGTATACAATCCGTAATCAAATCATAGGAGAGATCGGAGTGTATACAAACCCTACAGATAGGAGGATCTTGCAAAGGTTCCTTGCATCCACATGTACGCTAGTTCTCTCCCACGAGGCCTTGGAACGGGTCCAATATTCATGTCACTCTTGCGCATACATTACGTACCGTATTGGCCGGCATCACCAGACCGTATGTAGACATATATATAGTCTCGTCGCTTTCGGTGTAGTATACGCGTATTCTTGTCGAGGAGACCATATGAGGAAGGCGTAAACCGCACATGCACATAAAGTTATTGTGTCAATCGATCGGCCTAAGCACAATATTTTCTGAAGTAAAATTGAGCATAGATATATAAATCCGTAAATCCACACCTCAGTTGAGTATTCCAAGCACATGTATGTAATCCAGACCTAAATTGAGTACATCTTTCTATCTACTATTCTATAGCATAATTCACATGTGGTTGATCACAACTCAGGGAGGAAGATCTCAATTACGTGTGTAGTGACGAATCCAATGGAGCAAATCATGTCGTGAATCCTATGTGAACGTGTTGCAGAGGCCCTGCGGCGGCTTGGCGTTGGCGTGGGCGTGGTCGGCGGCCCACATCTCCGCCATGTTGGGGAAGTAGCACGCCCCGGGGagctccatggcggcggcggccttgTTGTCCTGCAGCAGCTGTCCGCCGAAGCCGCCGAGCAGCAGATCGCCGTAGGCGCCGAGGTCGgcgaggaacgcgtcctccagtGCCACGCCACCGACGTCGCCCGCTGCAGGCATGGACGACGCCCAGATGCCAGTGGCGGCGGGGACGTCCAGCGGCATGGGCGCGAGCACGGTCTGGGGCGACGAGTCTACGTGCACGAACCCCTGCATGGGGTGCTGCGGCTGGTACATGCCGGCGGCGGCGAAGCACATGTCGCCGCCTGATGAGCTGGTGTCGACGGAGGAGGAGCCGGACGCCGCCGGCGAGAGCGCCGCGGCCTGCAGGGAGGACGGCACGCATTGGCTCCAGGACCGGGCAGGAGTAGGACCTGAGGGCGTGGCGGGCGCGGAGAAGGCTCCGGCTCCGGCTTCGAGTCCGAGGCCGGCGTGGTGGTGGTAGTGAGGGCCACGCATGGGCATGGCCTTCTTCTTGAGCTTGGTGTTCCAGTAGTTCTTGACGTCGTTGTCGGTGCGGCCGGGGAGCTTGGAGGCGATGATGGACCAGCGGCTGCCGATGGAGGCGTAGAGGGAGCAGATGACGCGGTCCTCCTGCTCCGTGTAGCCGccgtgccggatgtccggcctcaggtAGTTGAGCCACCGCAGGCGGCAGCTCTTGCCGCACCGGTTCAGCCCTGCAGCGCCACAAGAAATCACTCGATGAGCATGGGAACGGCGATCAGCACCGTCGGCGTCCATACGAGCGTAGCACTACGTACCTGCTTTGTGCGGCAGGGCGATCCAGTTGCCGCCGAAGCCATTAGCCCGGACGTAGGCCCGCAGCTGCtcgtcctcctccggcgaccacggCCCCCGCTTCACTCTCGCCTTGTCGCAGCACGGCGCGCGCCCCATCCCGCTATCTACACACGTCGGAGCACGGCGGCCGGAGAGAGTCCTCGATCGCCGCCCTCCAAGCTAGTTCCGACCAGTCAGTCTGGATCACTCACACCACAGCTAGCTAGCGATGGAACAATGGAATGTTCTTCGCATTAACTGGCGGAGGACactgtctgtctgtctgtctacCTCTGCCAGCACAAGTAGAAACTGCAGCGACCGGGTGCAGATTCTTATAGAGCCGGCGCGGGGCCCGGCGGTACGGTaccgcgtcctcctcgccgccgtcgccatcgtatTGTTCAACGTCTCCAAGGTCGTCGTACGATGGATGTTTTTTCTAGCACCCCGTCGCCATCCGCGGCCCCTCTTGACCCAAAAGATCAACCTCGCCGTGGTTTCACACGACGGCTCACTCGGTCTCCAACCAACCACGCGGTCAATAGTCAACACCTTTTTACTCTTTTTTACCGCTAATTATTGCCGCTTGCCTTTGGAGCCAAGCACGTAGAAGAATGGCACGCACAGCCGCGGGTACGTCTACGTAGGGCATTGCACTCCAAGTCTCCGATGACCCCTTTTCGGGGTTGATTCTTTCAGCGGGTGTGCGTCCAAACGCTAGCGATTTAGCCGGGCTTAAAGCGGCTCTGAAAGTAAGCTTTGCCAGGACGGAGGCGACGACGACGGGTCAGGCAACCAACCGCCGCGCACCCGGCCAGCTTTGCGCGCGCGTTCGTCAACCTCTTGACGTCGACGGCATGCCGCTTTGCCAGCGCGGCGCGCTCGTCGCGTTGCCGAGGTCGTATATTTCCGTAGGGGCatcgcgcgcgcgcatgatcgtgGTCACCACGGTTAGCTTGGCTGATGCATGCTTTCTGTTTCGTCCTACGCACGGCCGGGTGGGTGGTAGGGTGGTCCTGCCCAGGGGCagctcttcttctcctccctcatGCAAGAgtcatgcatgcatggatgcatggTGGGAACCGTGGGAGAGTCCGGTAGGTACTCTGACTTCGGGCTCCAATGCTTGGGTCCCGGCTCCCATGTTCAGCAACCATATTGACAAGAGTTCAGAGCGTGGTGGTCAGGCATCTAACTAGTATATGGTTTCTCTTTCTCTGTGCTCTGAACATGGATGCTCATTGTTTTTTGGGGGTGACACTTGACATGGAATTTAGTTTTCTTGGCCGGTGGACGACATCGATCAAGTCAA is from Triticum aestivum cultivar Chinese Spring chromosome 1B, IWGSC CS RefSeq v2.1, whole genome shotgun sequence and encodes:
- the LOC123097941 gene encoding transcription factor MYB4; amino-acid sequence: MGRAPCCDKARVKRGPWSPEEDEQLRAYVRANGFGGNWIALPHKAGLNRCGKSCRLRWLNYLRPDIRHGGYTEQEDRVICSLYASIGSRWSIIASKLPGRTDNDVKNYWNTKLKKKAMPMRGPHYHHHAGLGLEAGAGAFSAPATPSGPTPARSWSQCVPSSLQAAALSPAASGSSSVDTSSSGGDMCFAAAGMYQPQHPMQGFVHVDSSPQTVLAPMPLDVPAATGIWASSMPAAGDVGGVALEDAFLADLGAYGDLLLGGFGGQLLQDNKAAAAMELPGACYFPNMAEMWAADHAHANAKPPQGLCNTFT